One genomic window of uncultured Campylobacter sp. includes the following:
- the purD gene encoding phosphoribosylamine--glycine ligase — protein MNILIIGGGGREYAIGLRLREDKNVLNLYFAPGNGATKALGKNLDLKDFNELALFAKNNDVALTVVGAEEPLTKGIVDIFKTRGLAIFGPSAAAAKLEGSKAYMKDFLARNHIKTAKFLSSDDLSEISKFIDTLNGRVVVKADGLCAGKGVIIANSKDEAKKAAADMLSGESFGEAGKRVVVEEFLDGYELSFFAICGGENFVSLPVAQDHKKLLDGDLGPNTGGMGAYAPSPLADATLIKRVESEIVAPTLKGMRQQGAPFCGVLFVGLMIVGDEPYVLEYNVRFGDPECEVLMPLIDGNLSEILYNAAVGKLSSISLKERFAVGVVMASERYPYGSSQPEPIKTGEIPTSAHICYAGVSEREGQIYASGGRVLVSVGVAQSLKQARDAAYALCENIKFSGAQYRRDIAHQALRDKI, from the coding sequence TTGAATATCCTAATAATCGGCGGCGGCGGTAGAGAATACGCGATCGGGCTAAGACTTCGCGAGGATAAAAACGTTTTAAATCTGTATTTCGCTCCGGGAAACGGTGCTACAAAGGCGCTCGGTAAAAATTTAGATTTAAAAGATTTTAATGAACTCGCGCTCTTTGCCAAAAACAACGACGTAGCCCTTACCGTCGTGGGCGCCGAAGAGCCTCTTACAAAAGGTATCGTGGATATTTTCAAAACGCGAGGCCTCGCGATATTCGGTCCCAGCGCTGCTGCGGCGAAGCTTGAGGGCTCTAAAGCCTATATGAAGGACTTTCTGGCGCGAAATCATATCAAAACTGCAAAATTTCTAAGCAGCGACGATCTATCCGAAATTTCAAAATTTATCGATACTCTAAACGGTCGAGTCGTGGTCAAAGCGGACGGTCTGTGCGCGGGCAAAGGCGTCATAATCGCAAATTCCAAAGATGAAGCTAAAAAAGCCGCTGCGGATATGCTAAGCGGCGAAAGCTTCGGCGAAGCGGGCAAGCGCGTCGTCGTGGAGGAGTTTTTAGATGGTTACGAGCTGAGCTTTTTTGCGATCTGCGGCGGGGAGAATTTCGTAAGTCTGCCCGTAGCGCAGGATCATAAAAAATTGCTTGACGGCGATCTTGGTCCGAACACCGGCGGCATGGGAGCTTATGCGCCAAGCCCGCTAGCGGATGCCACGCTGATAAAAAGAGTAGAAAGCGAGATCGTAGCACCTACGCTAAAAGGGATGAGGCAGCAGGGCGCGCCCTTTTGCGGCGTGCTGTTCGTGGGGCTTATGATCGTGGGCGACGAGCCTTACGTGCTGGAGTACAACGTCCGCTTCGGCGATCCGGAGTGCGAGGTTTTGATGCCGCTAATTGACGGAAATTTGAGCGAAATTTTATACAACGCCGCCGTAGGCAAGCTAAGTAGCATAAGCTTAAAAGAGCGATTTGCGGTGGGTGTCGTGATGGCTAGCGAGCGCTATCCTTACGGCTCTTCGCAGCCTGAGCCGATCAAGACGGGCGAAATTCCTACGAGCGCGCATATCTGCTACGCAGGCGTGAGCGAGCGGGAGGGGCAGATTTACGCTAGCGGCGGGCGCGTTTTGGTAAGCGTGGGCGTCGCGCAGAGCCTAAAGCAGGCGCGCGATGCGGCTTACGCGCTGTGCGAAAATATAAAATTTAGCGGCGCGCAGTATAGGCGCGATATCGCGCACCAAGCCTTAAGAGATAAAATTTGA
- a CDS encoding RDD family protein: protein MIVAPLSKRVIAFSIDEAVNVTLFVVVLFAIDEPELVAAAQSGSNLEVQKIASKFILHYAIIKFLYQAIFVYLYGATLGKLAVKIYCVRADGSSIDIATAAIRAAVRLISEMIFYMGFLVALFTNSRQSLHDMAAKTLVVEIEKE from the coding sequence TTGATCGTCGCTCCGCTTAGCAAGCGCGTAATCGCGTTTAGTATCGACGAAGCGGTGAACGTAACGCTTTTTGTGGTCGTGCTATTTGCTATCGACGAGCCAGAGCTTGTCGCAGCGGCGCAGAGCGGAAGCAATCTTGAGGTACAAAAGATCGCGTCGAAATTCATTTTGCATTACGCGATAATAAAATTTTTATATCAGGCGATTTTTGTCTATCTATACGGCGCGACGCTAGGCAAGCTTGCGGTTAAAATTTATTGCGTCCGCGCTGACGGCAGCTCTATAGATATCGCTACTGCAGCGATCCGCGCGGCGGTTAGGTTGATAAGCGAGATGATCTTTTATATGGGATTTTTGGTGGCGCTTTTTACGAACTCGCGTCAGAGCCTGCATGATATGGCGGCGAAAACATTGGTGGTAGAGATTGAAAAAGAGTAA
- a CDS encoding uroporphyrinogen-III synthase, which translates to MIYLVSNTRFDHPQVRQLAVCEIKFLKFSLPAQTGALIFTSKNAVAAIKFNEISLDLDTPVYAIGEPCAAAAREFGFRDIYTARHGHGNEFAAEIAPLLRGRDALYLRARQTVSKLEQILSSAGVRLQSVIAYENCVLSLPAAAKPPQGSTLIFTSPKNVHGFTANFGWDGGYKAICIGRTTASVLSEFCEPIICERRSIKSCVDLALLP; encoded by the coding sequence TTGATATATTTGGTGTCTAATACGAGATTTGATCATCCGCAGGTGAGGCAGCTTGCGGTCTGTGAGATAAAATTTCTCAAATTTAGCCTGCCTGCGCAGACGGGCGCGCTAATTTTTACCTCCAAAAATGCGGTGGCGGCGATAAAATTTAATGAAATTTCACTTGATTTAGATACGCCCGTTTACGCTATCGGCGAGCCGTGTGCGGCGGCTGCGCGCGAGTTTGGATTTCGTGATATTTATACGGCGCGGCACGGGCACGGAAATGAGTTTGCCGCCGAGATCGCGCCGCTTCTAAGGGGCAGAGACGCGCTGTATCTGCGCGCGAGGCAGACGGTATCGAAGCTAGAGCAGATCCTGTCTAGCGCCGGCGTGCGGCTGCAAAGCGTGATCGCCTATGAAAATTGCGTCCTTAGCCTGCCTGCCGCCGCAAAGCCGCCGCAAGGCAGCACGCTGATTTTTACCTCTCCTAAAAACGTCCACGGCTTTACCGCAAATTTCGGCTGGGACGGGGGCTACAAGGCGATCTGTATCGGCAGGACGACGGCGAGCGTTTTGAGCGAGTTTTGCGAGCCGATAATCTGCGAAAGAAGGTCGATAAAATCCTGCGTCGATCTGGCGCTTTTGCCATAG
- the recA gene encoding recombinase RecA: protein MDEGKKKTLDAALKSIDKAFGKGTLVRLGDKQVEPIDAISTGSVGLDIALGIGGVPKGRIIEIYGPESSGKTTLTLHIIAECQKAGGICAFVDAEHALDVKYASNLGVDTDNLYVSQPDFGEQALDIVETLAKSGAIDLIVVDSVAALTPKNEIEGDMGDQHVGLQARLMSQALRKLAGVVHKMNTTVIFINQIRMKIGAMGYGTPETTTGGNALKFYASVRIDIRKIATLKQNEESIGNRAKVKVVKNKVAPPFKIAEFDIMFGKGISKVGELIDYGVKLDIVDKSGAWFSYGDTKLGQGRENAKIYLENNPAIAEEITAKIREQMGSVNFSADADDEENLQSGDE from the coding sequence ATGGACGAGGGAAAGAAAAAGACGCTGGATGCGGCACTAAAATCGATCGACAAAGCTTTCGGCAAGGGCACGCTCGTGCGGCTGGGCGACAAGCAGGTCGAGCCGATAGATGCCATCTCTACGGGCTCTGTGGGGCTTGACATCGCGCTTGGCATCGGTGGCGTGCCGAAGGGGCGTATTATCGAGATTTACGGACCGGAGAGCTCGGGAAAGACGACGCTTACGCTTCACATCATCGCCGAGTGTCAAAAAGCGGGCGGAATTTGCGCATTCGTGGATGCCGAGCACGCGCTGGATGTCAAATACGCTTCAAATTTAGGCGTCGATACCGACAATCTCTACGTCAGCCAGCCCGACTTCGGCGAGCAGGCGCTTGATATCGTAGAAACCCTAGCAAAAAGCGGCGCGATCGATCTTATCGTCGTAGATAGCGTCGCCGCGCTCACGCCGAAAAACGAGATCGAGGGCGACATGGGCGATCAGCATGTGGGGCTTCAGGCGCGACTTATGAGCCAAGCGCTGCGCAAGCTCGCCGGCGTCGTGCATAAGATGAATACGACAGTGATCTTTATCAACCAAATCCGTATGAAGATCGGCGCGATGGGCTACGGCACGCCCGAGACGACGACTGGTGGCAATGCGCTTAAATTTTACGCTTCGGTGCGCATCGACATACGCAAGATCGCTACTTTGAAACAAAACGAAGAGAGCATCGGCAACCGCGCCAAGGTCAAAGTCGTGAAAAACAAAGTGGCGCCGCCGTTTAAGATCGCGGAATTTGACATAATGTTCGGCAAGGGCATCAGCAAGGTGGGCGAGCTGATCGATTACGGCGTCAAGCTCGACATCGTTGATAAAAGCGGCGCATGGTTCAGCTACGGCGACACTAAGCTAGGTCAAGGGCGCGAAAACGCTAAAATTTATCTAGAGAATAACCCTGCCATCGCCGAAGAGATCACTGCAAAGATCCGCGAGCAGATGGGCAGTGTAAATTTCAGCGCAGACGCGGACGATGAAGAAAATTTACAAAGTGGAGATGAATGA
- the argH gene encoding argininosuccinate lyase, protein MWEGRFSEASSALLEEFNASIGFDRALWQEDIAGSKAHARMLGACGILKPEESEKIVAGLDAVFEEIKSGKFEFKTADEDIHMAVEKRLSELIGSDLGGRLHTARSRNDQVALDFRLYVLKSGAAIAEKTRELVAALRDIASEHMNTLMPGYTHLQHAQPVSLAYHLLAYAFMFRRDYERFASSRERNNLCPLGSAALAGTPHPINRESVAQQLGFAGVTPNAMDSVSDRDFALEILFNVSVLMTHASRLCEELILWSSQEFGFVAISDAYSTGSSIMPQKKNPDVAELIRGKTGRVNGNLVALLTVMKGLPLAYNKDMQEDKEGVFDSVATALTSLEILKQMLKTAKFNEQNMLAMTRRGHLTATDLADYLVREKNVPFRRAHFITGKAVAYAENLGLDLSELNAQQLASVDEGLDAGAVKFLDLNASKEARKSQGGTANESVAAQIEILNEWLKG, encoded by the coding sequence ATGTGGGAAGGGCGCTTTAGCGAGGCGAGTTCGGCGCTTTTGGAGGAGTTTAACGCCTCGATCGGCTTTGATAGGGCGCTTTGGCAGGAGGATATCGCAGGCAGCAAGGCGCACGCTCGGATGCTGGGAGCCTGCGGGATCTTAAAGCCTGAGGAGAGCGAAAAGATCGTCGCGGGGCTTGACGCCGTGTTTGAAGAGATAAAAAGCGGTAAATTTGAGTTTAAAACCGCCGACGAGGACATACACATGGCGGTCGAAAAGCGCCTAAGCGAGCTCATCGGAAGCGATCTTGGCGGCAGGCTGCACACGGCGCGCAGCAGAAACGATCAGGTCGCGCTTGATTTTCGTCTCTACGTGCTTAAAAGCGGCGCTGCTATAGCCGAAAAAACTCGCGAGCTAGTCGCCGCGCTACGAGATATAGCTAGCGAGCACATGAACACACTGATGCCCGGCTACACGCACCTCCAGCACGCCCAGCCCGTGAGCCTTGCCTATCATTTGCTAGCTTACGCGTTTATGTTTCGCCGCGACTACGAGCGCTTTGCCAGCTCGCGCGAGCGAAACAACCTCTGTCCGCTAGGCTCGGCTGCGCTTGCGGGTACGCCGCATCCTATAAACCGCGAGTCGGTCGCGCAGCAGCTAGGCTTTGCCGGAGTGACGCCAAACGCGATGGATAGCGTCAGCGACCGCGATTTCGCGCTTGAGATTTTGTTTAACGTAAGCGTGCTGATGACGCATGCGTCGCGCCTGTGCGAGGAGCTCATCTTGTGGAGCTCGCAGGAGTTCGGCTTTGTGGCGATCAGCGACGCGTACAGCACGGGCAGCTCGATCATGCCGCAGAAGAAAAACCCCGACGTCGCCGAGCTCATCCGCGGCAAAACGGGGCGAGTAAACGGCAATCTCGTCGCGCTTCTAACGGTTATGAAGGGCTTGCCGCTAGCATACAACAAGGACATGCAGGAGGACAAGGAGGGCGTTTTCGATAGCGTCGCCACCGCGCTTACGAGCCTTGAAATTTTAAAACAGATGCTAAAAACGGCTAAATTTAACGAGCAAAATATGCTAGCGATGACGCGCCGCGGGCATCTCACGGCGACCGATCTGGCTGATTATCTCGTGCGGGAGAAAAACGTGCCCTTTCGCCGGGCGCACTTCATCACGGGTAAGGCCGTGGCGTATGCGGAAAATTTGGGCCTAGATTTGAGCGAACTAAACGCGCAGCAGCTTGCTAGCGTGGATGAAGGCTTGGACGCAGGCGCGGTTAAATTTCTTGATCTAAACGCTTCTAAGGAGGCGCGCAAGTCGCAAGGCGGCACGGCGAATGAGAGCGTGGCGGCGCAGATTGAAATTTTAAACGAGTGGCTGAAAGGCTAA
- the eno gene encoding phosphopyruvate hydratase — MIYIEDVYAIEVLDSRGNPTVKATVALSDGTVASAIVPSGASTGKREALELRDKDERYCGKGVLKAVENVNSQIAEAVIGLDAFGQKALDDEMRDLDGTDNYSNLGANAVLGVSMAVARAAAKSLDVPLYRYLGGANASVLPVPMFNIINGGAHANNSVDFQEFMIMPFGFDKFSDALRAASEIYHTLKGLLNAAGHSTAVGDEGGFAPNLNDNEEPIKLIMQAIEKAGYKAGEQIKLALDVAASELYENGKYKLEGKEFSSEELIERYAQLCERYPIFSIEDGLSEDDWAGWAKLTSKLGSKVQLVGDDLFVTNEKILREGIAKGVGNAILIKPNQIGTVSQTMQTIRLAQRKGYRCVMSHRSGESEDSFIADFAVAMNTGQIKTGATSRSERNAKYNRLLEIERETDEFLGNLI, encoded by the coding sequence ATGATTTATATCGAAGATGTTTATGCGATAGAGGTACTTGACAGCCGCGGCAACCCGACTGTGAAGGCGACCGTGGCTCTAAGCGACGGCACCGTGGCAAGCGCGATAGTCCCAAGCGGCGCAAGCACGGGCAAACGCGAGGCGCTGGAGCTTCGCGACAAAGACGAAAGATACTGCGGCAAGGGCGTGCTAAAGGCGGTAGAAAACGTAAATTCGCAGATCGCCGAAGCCGTGATCGGGCTTGATGCTTTTGGTCAAAAGGCGCTTGATGACGAGATGAGGGATCTTGACGGCACCGATAACTACTCGAATTTGGGCGCAAATGCGGTGCTTGGCGTATCTATGGCGGTAGCGCGCGCGGCAGCCAAAAGCCTTGACGTACCTTTGTATCGCTACCTGGGCGGCGCGAATGCCAGCGTGCTACCCGTGCCGATGTTTAATATCATCAACGGCGGCGCGCACGCGAACAACAGCGTGGATTTTCAAGAATTTATGATTATGCCGTTTGGTTTTGATAAATTTAGCGACGCGCTGCGAGCGGCGAGCGAAATTTACCACACGCTAAAAGGCCTACTAAACGCGGCGGGTCACAGCACGGCGGTGGGCGACGAGGGCGGATTTGCGCCAAATTTAAACGACAACGAAGAGCCGATCAAACTAATCATGCAAGCTATCGAAAAAGCGGGCTATAAAGCAGGCGAGCAGATCAAGCTAGCCCTTGACGTCGCGGCTAGCGAGCTGTACGAAAATGGCAAATATAAGCTAGAAGGCAAGGAATTTAGCAGCGAAGAGCTGATAGAGCGATATGCGCAGCTTTGCGAGAGGTACCCGATATTTTCGATCGAAGACGGCCTGAGCGAAGACGACTGGGCGGGCTGGGCGAAGCTAACGAGCAAGCTGGGCTCTAAAGTGCAGCTTGTGGGTGACGATCTATTTGTAACGAACGAGAAAATTTTGCGCGAAGGCATCGCCAAGGGCGTAGGCAACGCGATTTTAATAAAACCAAATCAAATCGGCACCGTCAGCCAAACCATGCAAACGATCCGCCTAGCGCAGCGCAAAGGCTACCGCTGCGTGATGAGCCACAGAAGCGGCGAGAGCGAGGATAGCTTTATCGCGGACTTTGCCGTCGCGATGAATACGGGCCAAATCAAAACGGGCGCGACCTCAAGAAGCGAACGCAACGCCAAATACAACCGCCTGCTCGAGATCGAGCGCGAGACGGACGAGTTTTTGGGAAACCTAATTTAA
- a CDS encoding LPS-assembly protein LptD produces MKKSKKFKILALSFSALLASSASAKVQDVELIADNVEKNGFLTEASGNVTVYSQDYFITADRATYDEQNGIIELFGNVNAMRGSSETTRAQHVKIDLKNDKQQADVNFMMDKDSELWMQNDASCSDSEYYRVEGSSVSSCNVTDPDWRIKFSSGMLNKESKFLHLFNPRFYVGDVPVLYLPYFGFPTDRTRRTGLLPPEAGYISKEGIYYKQPIYFAPYDSWDFQLDPQVRTRRGFGVYGTFRFTESPYSYGEIRGGVFDNFSRAQKRLEYKNERHHGFEVQYDRSKLATYLLDGDLRENLWIDFTQLNDLEYYDLKQKGGLGDDADNSLVTSRLNYYLTSDEHYFGAYGRYYIDTSKLNADNTFRNEDTVQELPTLQYHKFSNDLGLPNLIYSLDAKARNYTRWEGATARQYEFDVPISISTPLLADYLNFAFTERVYMTNIDWHDKFYYANGDLGEDKSTFYANQYTELSLYTDVARAYDSLYHTMSWRADFRIPSWQQGDIEDRILKYHQYKYDLARGAVDRSRLGNLQDSLYWEDNFLSELSDEYTHENAALSMTQFFYNEDGRKFLRHSVKQRYDFDDHEFDDLEHRIDAYFANGLNIGNRFTYSHKYKSFDKVYTYANYSNDDFSFGLSHAYEYEKLSMEPKRYTKDNYGIVNASVNLPRNNKIFGRWDYDLERSYSKMWRVGLSHTRKCWNYSFVYQEDIEPKNTSTTGYSKASKERGIYFLVNFYPFGGVGYDFSVDSEYGSEK; encoded by the coding sequence TTGAAAAAGAGTAAAAAATTTAAAATTCTAGCGCTTAGTTTTAGCGCTCTTTTAGCAAGTAGTGCGAGCGCAAAGGTCCAAGACGTCGAGCTTATAGCAGATAATGTCGAGAAAAACGGCTTTTTGACGGAAGCGAGCGGCAACGTAACGGTGTATTCGCAGGACTACTTTATCACCGCCGATCGCGCTACATACGACGAGCAAAACGGCATCATCGAGCTTTTCGGCAACGTCAATGCGATGCGCGGTAGCAGCGAGACCACGCGTGCGCAGCATGTCAAAATCGATCTGAAAAACGATAAGCAGCAAGCCGACGTAAATTTTATGATGGACAAGGACTCCGAGCTTTGGATGCAAAACGACGCCAGCTGCAGCGATAGCGAATATTACCGCGTGGAGGGCTCCAGCGTATCTAGCTGCAATGTCACCGATCCTGATTGGCGCATCAAATTTAGCAGCGGCATGCTAAATAAAGAGAGCAAATTCCTCCATCTTTTCAATCCTAGATTTTACGTGGGCGACGTGCCGGTGCTCTATCTGCCGTATTTCGGCTTCCCGACTGATCGCACGCGCCGCACGGGCCTACTGCCTCCAGAGGCCGGCTACATCAGCAAGGAGGGGATTTACTATAAGCAGCCGATCTATTTCGCGCCTTACGATAGCTGGGATTTTCAGCTCGATCCGCAGGTGCGCACGCGCAGGGGCTTTGGCGTATACGGAACATTTCGATTTACGGAGTCGCCGTATTCTTACGGCGAGATTAGAGGCGGAGTTTTCGATAACTTCTCGCGAGCGCAAAAGCGCCTCGAATACAAAAACGAGCGCCATCACGGCTTTGAAGTGCAATACGATCGTAGCAAGCTAGCGACCTATTTGCTAGATGGCGATCTGCGCGAAAATTTATGGATCGACTTTACGCAGTTAAACGATCTGGAATATTACGATCTCAAACAAAAGGGAGGTCTTGGCGACGATGCGGATAATTCGCTCGTAACTTCACGGCTGAATTATTATTTGACCTCAGACGAGCACTATTTTGGCGCTTACGGACGCTACTATATCGATACAAGCAAGCTAAACGCCGATAATACCTTCCGCAACGAAGATACCGTCCAAGAGCTTCCGACGCTGCAATATCATAAATTTAGCAATGATTTGGGACTGCCAAATTTGATCTATTCGCTTGATGCGAAGGCGCGTAATTATACTAGATGGGAGGGTGCGACTGCTCGCCAATACGAGTTTGACGTGCCGATTAGTATAAGCACGCCACTACTGGCGGATTATTTAAATTTCGCCTTTACCGAGCGAGTGTATATGACTAATATCGATTGGCACGATAAATTTTACTATGCAAACGGAGATCTTGGCGAGGATAAAAGCACTTTCTATGCTAATCAATACACCGAGCTTTCACTCTACACCGACGTAGCCAGGGCTTACGATAGCTTGTATCACACTATGAGCTGGAGGGCGGATTTTAGAATTCCAAGCTGGCAGCAAGGCGATATAGAGGATAGAATTTTAAAGTATCATCAGTATAAATACGACCTTGCTCGCGGCGCAGTAGATCGCTCGCGGCTGGGTAACTTGCAAGACTCGCTTTATTGGGAGGATAACTTCTTAAGCGAGCTTAGTGACGAATACACCCACGAAAATGCAGCTTTAAGTATGACGCAGTTTTTTTATAATGAAGACGGACGTAAATTTTTACGCCATAGCGTCAAGCAGCGATATGACTTCGACGATCATGAGTTTGACGATTTAGAACACCGCATCGATGCGTATTTTGCAAATGGATTAAATATCGGAAACCGCTTTACCTACTCGCATAAATATAAAAGCTTCGATAAGGTCTATACCTACGCCAACTACTCCAACGACGACTTTAGCTTTGGACTCAGCCACGCTTACGAATACGAAAAGCTAAGCATGGAGCCTAAACGCTATACGAAAGATAACTACGGCATCGTAAACGCTTCGGTAAATTTGCCTAGGAATAATAAAATTTTTGGGCGTTGGGATTACGACTTGGAGCGATCTTATTCTAAAATGTGGCGCGTGGGGCTTTCTCATACGCGCAAGTGTTGGAATTACTCTTTTGTGTATCAAGAGGATATCGAGCCTAAAAATACCAGTACGACTGGTTATAGCAAAGCAAGCAAGGAGCGCGGAATTTACTTTCTCGTAAATTTCTATCCGTTCGGCGGAGTAGGGTATGATTTTTCAGTCGATAGCGAATACGGAAGCGAAAAATAA
- a CDS encoding NAD(P)H-dependent oxidoreductase: MTHLEIMKFRHACKIFDENKKVSKADFDAILQAGILAPSSTGLEQWDFLVVQNKALREQIREKSWNQPQITSCSHLVVILAKIKDIKLGSDYIERMITRKKDEAPKYIGDRHKFYQDFLSGYFHNDDEELFNWSHAQCMFAALAMMNEAASRGIDSCPMEGFDRAALNEILGIDWNERRVALLVPFGYRVNPQPQKIRRSMDDVVKWIE; this comes from the coding sequence ATGACACATTTAGAGATTATGAAATTTCGCCACGCGTGCAAAATTTTTGACGAGAACAAAAAGGTAAGCAAAGCCGATTTCGACGCCATTTTGCAAGCAGGCATCCTAGCACCTAGTTCTACGGGGCTAGAGCAATGGGACTTTTTGGTTGTGCAAAACAAGGCGTTGCGCGAGCAGATCCGCGAAAAATCGTGGAATCAGCCGCAGATCACCTCTTGCTCACATTTGGTCGTGATTTTAGCAAAGATCAAGGACATAAAGCTAGGAAGTGATTATATCGAGCGAATGATTACGCGTAAAAAAGATGAAGCGCCTAAATATATCGGAGACAGGCATAAATTTTATCAAGATTTTTTAAGCGGTTATTTTCACAACGACGATGAGGAGCTATTTAATTGGTCGCACGCGCAGTGCATGTTCGCAGCACTTGCGATGATGAACGAGGCCGCAAGCCGCGGCATCGACAGCTGCCCGATGGAGGGCTTTGATCGCGCAGCGCTAAATGAAATTTTAGGCATCGATTGGAATGAGCGCCGCGTGGCGCTACTCGTGCCTTTCGGCTACCGCGTAAATCCGCAGCCTCAAAAGATCCGCCGCAGCATGGATGACGTAGTAAAGTGGATTGAATAA
- a CDS encoding phosphoribosyltransferase family protein, with protein MTPRAELMFKNQIDAAMKLAEILPATVIKNENFLIIAQSLESLPIANHLALKLGLAYEFLFTEPVLAPNNPECAIACVSETQEIVMVDELVRSFGISLDYVYGQANRLYEEKILKNMYKFRKGELLGNLEKKNVILVDEGCESGLTALTCIKTLVSLNAKAIFYATPVIGSDNADEIAMLVDGIYAVHKIRDFVNVDFYYKEKTLSSAEEIMQILNKCPLYLPFHETNKNKEKINAV; from the coding sequence ATGACGCCTAGAGCTGAGCTGATGTTTAAAAACCAAATCGACGCCGCGATGAAACTCGCAGAAATTTTACCCGCTACCGTGATCAAAAACGAAAATTTTCTGATAATCGCTCAATCCCTGGAGTCGCTTCCTATCGCAAATCATCTTGCTCTAAAACTAGGGCTTGCTTATGAGTTTTTATTCACAGAGCCTGTTTTGGCGCCAAATAATCCTGAATGCGCGATCGCGTGCGTAAGCGAAACCCAAGAGATCGTGATGGTAGATGAGCTCGTGCGAAGCTTCGGCATCAGCCTGGATTACGTTTATGGGCAGGCGAATAGACTTTATGAGGAGAAAATTTTAAAAAACATGTATAAATTTCGCAAGGGTGAGCTTTTGGGAAATTTAGAGAAAAAAAACGTCATCTTGGTAGATGAGGGGTGTGAGAGCGGGCTGACCGCGCTTACTTGCATAAAGACGCTCGTAAGCTTAAACGCCAAAGCGATCTTTTACGCTACGCCTGTTATCGGCAGCGATAATGCAGACGAGATCGCCATGCTAGTAGATGGAATTTATGCTGTTCATAAGATCAGAGATTTTGTGAACGTGGATTTTTATTACAAAGAAAAAACGCTCTCAAGCGCGGAGGAGATAATGCAAATTTTAAACAAATGCCCGCTTTATCTGCCGTTTCACGAGACTAACAAAAACAAGGAGAAAATTAATGCAGTGTAA